A genomic window from Sorex araneus isolate mSorAra2 chromosome 2, mSorAra2.pri, whole genome shotgun sequence includes:
- the EPHB3 gene encoding ephrin type-B receptor 3, which produces MARARPPPPPPPLLPPLLLLPLLLPAGCRALEETLMDTKWVTSELAWTAHPESGWEEVSGYDEAMNPIRTYQVCNVHEASQNNWLRTGFIWRRDVQRVYVELKFTVRDCNSIPNIPGSCKETFNLFYYEADGDVASASSPFWMENPYVKVDTIAPDESFSRLDTGRVNTKVRSFGPLSKAGFYLAFQDQGACMSLISVRAFYKKCASTTAGFALFPETLTGSEPTSLVIAPGTCIPNAVEVSVPLKLYCNGDGEWMVPVGACTCATGHEPAAKESQCRPCPPGSYKAKQGEGPCLPCPPNSRTTTPAAGLCLCHNNFYRADSDSADSACTTVPSPPRGVISNVNETSLILEWSEPRDLGGRDDLLYNVICKKCRGGPGGTPSCSRCDDNVEFVPRQLGLTERRVHVSHLLAHTRYTFEVQAVNGVSGKSPLPPRYASVNITTNQAAPSEVPTLHLHSSTGSSLTLSWAPPERPNGVILDYEMKYFEKSEGIASTVTSQKNSVQLDGLRPEARYVVQVRARTVAGYGQYSHPAEFETTSERGSGAQQLQEQLPLIVGSAMAGLVFVAAVVVIAVVCLRKQRHTADSEYTEKLQQYIAPGMKVYIDPFTYEDPNEAVREFAKEIDVSCVKIEEVIGAGEFGEVCRGRLKQPGRREVFVAIKTLKVGYTERQRRDFLSEASIMGQFDHPNIIRLEGVVTKSRPVMILTEFMENCALDSFLRLNDGQFTVIQLVGMLRGIAAGMKYLSEMNYVHRDLAARNILVNSNLVCKVSDFGLSRFLEDDPSDPTYTSSLGGKIPIRWTAPEAIAYRKFTSASDVWSYGIVMWEVMSYGERPYWDMTNQDVINAVEQDYRLPPPMDCPTALHQLMLDCWVRDRNLRPKFSQIVNTLDKLIRNAASLKVIASAQSGMSQPLLDRTVPDYTTFTTVGDWLDAIKMGRYKESFVSAGFASFDLVAQMTAEDLLRIGVTLAGHQKKILSSIQDMRLQMNQTLPVQV; this is translated from the exons ATGGCCCgagcccgcccgccgccgccgccaccgccgctgctcccgccgctgctgctgctcccgCTGCTGCTGCCCGCCGGCTGCCGCGCGCTGGAAG AGACCCTCATGGACACCAAGTGGGTAACGTCTGAGTTGGCGTGGACGGCTCATCCGGAGAGCGGG TGGGAAGAGGTGAGCGGCTACGACGAGGCCATGAACCCCATCCGCACATACCAGGTGTGCAACGTGCACGAGGCCAGCCAGAACAACTGGCTGCGCACGGGTTTCATCTGGCGGCGGGACGTGCAGCGGGTCTACGTGGAGCTCAAGTTCACGGTGCGGGACTGCAACAGCATCCCCAACATCCCCGGCTCCTGCAAGGAGACTTTCAACCTCTTCTACTACGAGGCCGACGGCGACGTGGCCTCAGCCTCGTCCCCGTTCTGGATGGAGAACCCCTACGTGAAGGTGGACACCATCGCACCCGACGAGAGCTTCTCGCGGCTGGACACGGGCCGGGTCAACACCAAGGTGCGCAGCTTCGGGCCGCTGTCCAAGGCCGGCTTCTACCTGGCCTTCCAGGACCAGGGCGCCTGCATGTCGCTCATCTCCGTGCGCGCCTTCTACAAGAAGTGCGCCTCCACCACGGCCGGCTTTGCGCTCTTCCCCGAGACCCTCACGGGCTCCGAGCCCACCTCGCTCGTCATCGCCCCCGGCACCTGCATCCCCAACGCCGTAGAGGTCTCCGTGCCCCTCAAGCTCTACTGCAACGGCGACGGGGAGTGGATGGTGCCCGTGGGCGCCTGCACCTGTGCCACTGGCCACGAACCAGCTGCCAAGGAGTCCCAGTGCCGGC CCTGTCCCCCCGGGAGCTACAAGGCGAAGCAGGGAGAGGGCCCgtgcctgccctgcccgcccaaCAGCCGCACCACCACGCCCGCTGCCGGCCTCTGCCTCTGCCACAACAACTTCTACCGCGCAGACTCCGACTCGGCCGACAGCGCCTGCACCA CTGTGCCCTCCCCGCCGCGGGGCGTCATCTCCAACGTGAACGAGACCTCGCTGATCCTCGAGTGGAGCGAGCCCCGCGACCTGGGGGGCCGGGACGACCTCCTCTACAACGTCATCTGCAAGAAGTGccgcggggggcccggggggacGCCCTCCTGCTCCCGCTGCGACGACAACGTGGAGTTCGTGCCCCGGCAGCTGGGCCTGACTGAGCGGCGCGTCCACGTCAGCCACCTGCTGGCCCACACGCGATACACCTTCGAGGTGCAGGCGGTCAACGGTGTGTCGGGCAAGAGCCCCCTGCCGCCCCGCTACGCCTCGGTGAACATCACCACCAACCAGGCGG ccCCGTCCGAGGTGCCCACCTTGCACCTGCACAGCAGCACGGGCAGCAGCCTGACCCTGTCCTGGGCGCCCCCCGAACGGCCCAATGGCGTCATCCTGGACTACGAGATGAAGTACTTTGAGAAG AGCGAGGGCATTGCATCCACGGTGACCAGCCAGAAGAACTCTGTGCAGCTGGACGGGCTGCGGCCGGAGGCCCGCTACGTGGTGCAGGTCCGCGCCCGCACGGTGGCGGGCTACGGACAGTACAGCCACCCTGCTGAGTTTGAGACCACCAGCGAGAGAG GCTCCGGGGCccagcagctgcaggagcagcTTCCCCTCATCGTGGGCTCTGCCATGGCGGGGCTGGTGTTCGTGGCGGCTGTTGTGGTCATCGCTGTTGTCTGCCTCAG GAAGCAGCGACACACCGCAGATTCTGAGTAcacagagaagctccagcagtaCA TTGCCCCTGGAATGAAGGTGTATATCGACCCGTTCACCTATGAGGACCCCAACGAGGCCGTGCGCGAGTTTGCCAAGGAGATCGACGTGTCCTGTGTCAAGATCGAGGAGGTGATTGGAGCAG GGGAGTTTGGGGAAGTGTGCCGGGGCCGTCTGAAGCAGCCTGGCCGCCGGGAGGTGTTTGTGGCCATCAAGACCCTGAAGGTGGGGTACACGGAGCGGCAGCGAAGGGACTTCCTGAGCGAGGCCTCCATCATGGGCCAGTTCGACCACCCCAACATCATCCGCCTGGAGGGGGTGGTCACCAAGAGTCGTCCGGTCATGATCCTCACCGAGTTCATGGAGAACTGTGCCCTGGACTCCTTCCTCCGC CTCAACGACGGTCAGTTCACGGTCATCCAACTGGTGGGCATGCTGCGAGGCATCGCGGCGGGCATGAAGTACCTGTCCGAGATGAACTACGTGCACCGGGACCTGGCCGCCCGAAACATCCTGGTCAACAGCAACCTGGTGTGCAAAGTGTCCGACTTCGGCCTCTCGCGCTTCCTGGAGGACGACCCCTCGGACCCCACCTACACCAGCTCCCTG gGCGGGAAGATCCCCATCCGCTGGACGGCCCCCGAGGCCATCGCCTACCGCAAGTTCACCTCCGCCAGCGATGTGTGGAGTTACGGCATCGTCATGTGGGAGGTGATGAGCTACGGAGAGCGGCCGTACTGGGACATGACCAACCAGGAC GTCATCAATGCGGTGGAGCAGGATTACCGGCTGCCCCCACCCATGGACTGCCCCACGGCCCTGCACCAGCTCATGCTGGACTGCTGGGTGCGGGACCGGAACCTCAGGCCCAAGTTCTCGCAGATCGTCAACACCCTGGACAAGCTCATCCGCAACGCGGCCAGCCTCAAGGTCATCGCCAGCGCCCAGTCGGG CATGTCCCAACCCCTCCTGGACCGCACGGTCCCCGACTACACGACCTTCACGACGGTGGGGGACTGGCTGGACGCCATCAAGATGGGGCGGTACAAGGAGAGTTTCGTCAGCGCCGGCTTTGCATCCTTTGATCTGGTGGCCCAGATGACGGCAGA GGACCTGCTCCGGATCGGGGTCACCTTGGCTGGCCACCAGAAGAAGATCCTGAGCAGTATCCAGGACATGCGGCTGCAGATGAACCAGACGCTGCCGGTGCAGGTCTGA